The Dioscorea cayenensis subsp. rotundata cultivar TDr96_F1 chromosome 7, TDr96_F1_v2_PseudoChromosome.rev07_lg8_w22 25.fasta, whole genome shotgun sequence genome includes a region encoding these proteins:
- the LOC120264537 gene encoding uncharacterized protein LOC120264537: MALLPFKTLSMKVLQCSLLAGMKLKKIQPLLELFQPKLVLFPDSLKSQLNFSKNYTHLYYSENSTLRVPSLKDDFEVRLMRCLDFKLQPRILPQENMAIARLEGQLLLSNGNHLLVPAKKPTHFSSKQQLNWGSVDPNLLLKALKDKGIDGLISYDETAPCHGVHSIHISAPDEAVIEIDSKQTVIFAANENLTAVICETFSSVCSGI, translated from the exons ATGGCTCTTTTACCATTCAAGACATTGTCAATGAAGGTTCTCCAATGTTCTTTACTTGCCGGAATGAA ATTGAAGAAAATTCAGCCATTGCTAGAATTGTTCCAACCAAAGCTAGTCTTG TTCCCTGATAGCTTGAAGTCCCAGCTCAACTTCTCAAAGAACTACACACACTTGTACTATTCTGAGAATTCGACCCTCAGAGTACCAAGCTTGAAGGACGACTTCGAAGTTCGGTTGATGAGATGCTTGGATTTTAAACTTCAGCCTAGAATATTACCACAGGAAAATATGGCCATTGCTAGATTAGAAGGCCAGCTTCTTTTAAGCAATGGGAATCATTTGTTAGTCCCTGCCAAAAAGCCCACCCACTTCTCTAGCAAACAACAATTGAACTGGGGCTCTGTAGATCCTAATCTCCTACTCAAAGCTTTAAAAGATAAAGGCATCGATGGTCTTATTTCTTATGATGAAACTGCACCTTGTCATGGTGTTCACTCCATTCACATCAGTGCACCTGATGAAGCTGTGATTGAGATAGACTCAAAGCAAACAGTCATTTTTGCTGCTAATGAAAACCTGACTGCTGTAATCTGTGAAACTTTCAGCTCTGTATGCAGTGGGATTTAG